The Pedobacter mucosus genome window below encodes:
- a CDS encoding SusC/RagA family TonB-linked outer membrane protein: protein MIKRLLLLVSICLSVIFCSAQTRKITGTVLESGSGDALPGASIKIKGTTTSAITDANGKFTITVPGNTTILVISYIGFIQQEINVGANAQINVSLKPTLSTMDEVTIIGYVAQPKKDLTGSVTSLDAAKQLKDSPVNSAAEALTGRLAGVQITGSEGSLESDPRIVIRGGGSITQDNAPLYVIDGIQVDDGFKSLSPQDIERIDVLKDASATSIYGSRGANGVVLITTKSGKPGTAIVSYNGLFGTSTLPATLPVMSPYDFVVYQYERFKGSASERQTFALRYNTQPDDPTLPRVIIPNFADLDQYKNVEVVDWQREVMGNVGYTQTHNLSVSGGTTKGTRYNFSYTNNNQSGIVLNTDLIRNLFNVKLDQTVSDKFKLGFTLRYSNTANSGSGISDGGNAQLNGLRNFVKYKPYLNDGEQVDEFNEEYFDATNQGGGLGLLNPVAGTLAKYRKVNTAVTNFGGNLDYSFNSWLSIRATGGINFTNQKLDLFRQALRTIELPSASFMTNLDKTINQSNVLTYNNSKSKSSFAKKNKITALLGQEIFIAQADDLANSLRYYPRGITPELALTQLTQGTVVPGFPNKDYNKSTLLSFFSRVNYAYGDKYLATITIRADGSSKFAESNRWGYFPAASLAWRISSEKFMENVKWVDDVKLRLSYGASGNNRIPDYAYMSIYDAGALYGLNDGITTYGYQSTNLPNPNLKWETNIQSNIGLDFSFMKSRFQGSIDAYSNHTNDVITRVAINPSTGYQSQLQNTADTWNRGLEFQLSGMLLKAKKFQWNADFNISFNKNTVERLSSGLESQEFQSGWQSLGVPADYLVQVGKSVGNIYGFVNDGFYSVDDFDYDAVTTRYTLKSGVVNSTFFAAPQPGSIKIKDYTGDGLISREDRQIIGNAVPLFFGGINQQFSYGSFDASVFVNFSVGNDILNANKIEFTNGYLSNNNLSKIMEERWKTIDANGVSIQTLSGTTVTGVAPEILREANKNATIWQPIRSTQGYYTTDWAVEDGSFLRINNITIGYTFKAELLKRIKIKRARLYATANNLAVITTYSGYDPEVNTRRATGLTPGVDYSAYPRSRNFVFGLNISL from the coding sequence ATGATTAAAAGATTACTCTTGCTAGTAAGCATATGCTTATCAGTAATCTTCTGCTCCGCACAAACACGCAAAATTACAGGCACTGTATTAGAAAGCGGATCAGGAGATGCCCTCCCCGGAGCGAGCATTAAAATTAAAGGTACCACAACAAGTGCTATTACAGATGCAAATGGAAAGTTTACCATAACAGTACCTGGAAATACAACAATTCTGGTTATATCCTACATCGGCTTCATTCAACAAGAAATTAACGTTGGTGCCAATGCTCAAATAAATGTTAGTTTAAAACCTACGTTGAGTACAATGGACGAAGTAACGATTATCGGTTATGTTGCGCAACCCAAAAAAGACCTTACAGGTTCGGTAACTTCACTTGATGCGGCCAAACAATTAAAAGATTCGCCTGTAAATTCGGCTGCAGAAGCACTTACTGGTCGCTTAGCTGGTGTACAGATAACAGGTTCCGAAGGCTCATTGGAATCCGATCCAAGAATTGTTATTAGGGGCGGCGGATCCATCACACAAGACAATGCGCCACTTTATGTAATAGATGGAATTCAGGTAGATGATGGTTTTAAATCTTTATCACCGCAGGATATTGAGCGCATTGATGTTCTAAAAGATGCTTCTGCGACATCAATTTATGGATCGCGTGGTGCAAATGGAGTCGTCTTAATTACAACTAAAAGTGGTAAACCCGGAACAGCCATTGTAAGTTACAACGGACTATTTGGTACCAGTACACTTCCAGCAACACTTCCTGTAATGTCTCCATACGATTTTGTAGTTTACCAATATGAACGCTTTAAAGGCAGTGCATCAGAAAGGCAAACATTTGCGCTGCGTTATAATACCCAACCAGATGATCCTACACTTCCACGAGTTATCATTCCAAATTTTGCCGATCTCGATCAGTATAAAAATGTTGAAGTTGTAGACTGGCAGCGAGAGGTAATGGGCAATGTTGGCTATACACAAACACATAATTTGAGTGTAAGTGGGGGTACGACTAAAGGAACTCGCTACAATTTCAGTTACACAAATAATAATCAAAGCGGTATTGTACTTAATACCGATCTCATTCGTAATTTATTTAATGTAAAACTAGATCAAACCGTTAGCGACAAGTTTAAATTAGGATTTACACTACGTTATTCTAACACCGCAAATAGTGGTTCAGGAATATCTGACGGTGGAAATGCACAATTAAACGGCCTGCGGAACTTTGTGAAATATAAACCTTATTTAAATGATGGCGAACAAGTTGATGAATTTAATGAAGAGTATTTTGATGCAACCAATCAGGGTGGTGGACTTGGGCTGCTAAATCCTGTTGCAGGTACATTGGCAAAATATAGAAAGGTTAATACTGCGGTAACAAATTTTGGTGGCAATCTCGATTACTCATTTAATTCTTGGTTATCTATTAGGGCTACTGGTGGAATTAATTTTACCAATCAAAAGCTAGATTTATTTAGACAAGCACTGCGAACAATAGAACTGCCAAGCGCAAGCTTTATGACTAATTTAGACAAAACGATAAATCAGTCTAATGTTTTAACCTACAATAACAGCAAATCTAAATCAAGCTTTGCTAAAAAAAATAAAATAACTGCATTATTAGGGCAAGAAATTTTTATTGCACAAGCTGATGATCTTGCAAATTCTTTGCGTTATTATCCAAGGGGAATCACTCCCGAGCTTGCATTAACACAACTTACGCAAGGTACTGTTGTGCCAGGTTTTCCAAATAAAGATTATAACAAGAGTACATTGTTATCATTTTTCTCAAGAGTAAATTATGCATATGGAGATAAATACTTGGCTACAATTACAATTCGAGCAGATGGATCATCAAAATTTGCTGAATCAAACCGTTGGGGCTATTTTCCGGCCGCATCATTGGCATGGCGAATCTCGTCTGAAAAATTTATGGAGAATGTTAAGTGGGTAGATGATGTAAAGTTACGCCTGAGTTATGGTGCATCTGGAAACAATCGCATTCCGGATTATGCTTACATGTCTATATATGACGCCGGTGCATTGTATGGTTTAAACGATGGAATCACAACTTATGGTTATCAATCTACCAATTTGCCAAATCCAAATCTTAAATGGGAAACCAATATTCAGAGTAATATAGGGTTGGATTTTTCCTTTATGAAGAGTAGATTTCAAGGGTCGATTGATGCTTATAGCAACCACACAAACGATGTAATTACAAGGGTAGCCATCAATCCGTCTACAGGTTATCAATCGCAATTGCAAAATACAGCAGATACCTGGAACAGAGGTCTTGAATTTCAACTTTCTGGCATGTTGCTTAAAGCGAAAAAGTTCCAATGGAATGCGGATTTCAATATTTCATTTAATAAAAATACCGTAGAGCGATTATCGAGCGGTTTAGAATCTCAGGAATTTCAATCTGGATGGCAATCGCTTGGTGTACCTGCAGATTATCTCGTACAAGTTGGTAAATCGGTAGGGAATATATATGGTTTTGTAAATGATGGTTTTTACTCGGTAGATGATTTTGATTATGATGCCGTAACCACACGTTATACACTTAAATCAGGTGTGGTTAACTCCACTTTTTTTGCAGCTCCACAACCTGGTTCAATAAAAATAAAAGACTACACAGGAGATGGACTGATTAGTCGTGAAGACAGACAAATTATCGGCAATGCCGTTCCATTATTTTTCGGAGGTATTAATCAGCAATTCTCGTATGGAAGTTTTGATGCCAGTGTATTTGTAAATTTCTCGGTGGGCAATGATATTTTAAATGCGAATAAAATCGAATTTACCAATGGCTATTTATCCAACAATAACCTTTCAAAAATTATGGAAGAACGGTGGAAAACCATTGATGCAAACGGAGTTTCTATCCAAACATTATCTGGAACAACCGTTACCGGCGTAGCTCCGGAGATTCTTAGAGAAGCAAATAAAAATGCCACCATTTGGCAGCCAATTAGGAGTACACAGGGATATTACACAACTGATTGGGCTGTAGAAGATGGGTCATTTCTCCGCATAAACAACATTACCATTGGTTATACTTTTAAAGCAGAATTACTGAAACGGATAAAAATTAAACGGGCTAGATTATATGCAACTGCTAATAACTTGGCAGTAATTACCACCTATAGCGGTTACGACCCTGAAGTAAACACCAGAAGAGCCACAGGTTTAACGCCAGGAGTCGACTATTCTGCATATCCACGCAGTCGTAATTTCGTTTTCGGATTAAATATTTCATTATAA
- a CDS encoding hybrid sensor histidine kinase/response regulator transcription factor, with amino-acid sequence MQCNFLHAQDPNIKFKHLSLKEGLSQSPIFSITQDKLGFIWIGSRSGLTRFDGYEFKIYNKYDLEKPTSQRDINSIFEDDNHNLWLATSGGLYQFIRNSEKLVKIPIDSVKFTSALYPAGKNTLWIASDKGIKLLDCATKKVTNFISHQQSGMFVHAICKDREGNLWSGSAAGLRRFSAKDGKTLPVSSKLEAQLNVPVKRIVSIKEDLEGDIWFGTEDSGLFWYQKSTGECINFSHTDYNSNSILSDFVRDILANKPNELWIGTRSGLSVFNKQTRKFTNYEHHSEDKGSLSYNTIWKIMKDRTGSIWLTTYAGGLNLYHPINANFSSINERVGNGVGLNKPLVNAILGDPDGGIWVGTDGGGLNYIHTEKQISKYYSVQEITKNKTSNIVKGLARDKFGNLWLATLDGLAKFNSTTGGVNYIDLKAGKKIKNLRTNGLLCTESGIWIAGDVDGLKFWNYDGTITEYRNVFGRNSVSSNHINSLLESIDKKGIWIGTNDGLSYLEIATGKFTIYKHGRPGELNKNDIVISLFRDAKQRMWLGTHSGLRLFNYHLNKGISITQTDGLADNIVQAITEDKQGNIWVSTNNGISRITFKNSFQKQGKKNFAISSYTAVNGLSSNLWMANSVYRSASGQIFFGGVNGINSFDPTKIIKNIHRPTVVLTDFMIRNEPVGIASNNSPLSKPIESTRSIVLKYDQNSISFKFSALNFLNAQKNSYAYKMEGLSYNQDWNFSGSQRSAVYTGLEPGHYTFMVKAANNDGVWSSSPQVVKVIVLPPFWLTWWAYLFYTLVLITVFYFIVRFFNRQAKLERDLYYEHIQFERQQELHLMKLNFFTNISHEIRTPLTLIAAPIEKLVMETHQIPYLNKQLSMIQNNTNRLLKLINELMDFRKTETGKMELNVQENDINAFTLQAYNFFIELAIANNINYNFKGFEQPVLLYFDNNHMEKVLFNLLSNAFKFTPRGGEITLSLLEEQDQINVVISDNGSGIPFADQDGIFTDFYQGGSQHPNHIGTGIGLAFSKSIIDLHHGEISFISNPIGANDKQQTVFTVALLKGFSHFVDGELDRIETHKILDLFHRDEDLNIIQEFTQEIIPDQNTVKKFILVVEDNDEVREFIIESLMSQYQVMGCRNGLEGYETAIVEIPDLIITDVMMPEMDGMELCEKIKSDQRTNHIPVILLTARAAPVHQVSGLEKGADVYVAKPFSLQILQLNIRNLLTLRSAMQSRFSEQVTLLPKDVIIPSTEGKYLTKLLNILETNMENSAFGVAELACEIGMSQPVLYRKVKALTDLSVADFIKSIRLKRAAMLLAQNKMSIADVAFAVGFNNRKHFSKEFRKQFNQSPTSFIAEHNGGIIVEETEEV; translated from the coding sequence TTGCAGTGCAATTTTTTGCATGCACAAGATCCCAACATAAAATTTAAGCATTTATCGTTAAAAGAAGGGTTATCGCAAAGTCCAATATTTTCGATTACACAAGATAAACTGGGATTTATATGGATTGGCAGTCGAAGTGGTTTAACAAGATTTGACGGATATGAATTTAAGATTTACAATAAATATGATCTAGAAAAACCAACAAGTCAGAGAGACATTAACTCCATATTCGAAGATGATAATCATAACCTTTGGCTTGCCACATCTGGCGGTTTGTATCAGTTTATTAGAAACTCGGAAAAGTTAGTTAAAATTCCTATTGATAGCGTCAAATTCACCTCTGCCCTTTATCCCGCAGGGAAAAATACGTTATGGATTGCATCTGATAAGGGAATAAAGTTATTAGACTGTGCCACAAAAAAGGTCACAAATTTTATTTCTCATCAACAAAGTGGAATGTTCGTTCATGCAATTTGTAAAGACAGAGAAGGTAATTTATGGTCTGGTTCTGCTGCGGGATTAAGACGATTCAGTGCAAAAGACGGAAAGACCCTACCGGTTTCGTCTAAATTAGAAGCTCAACTAAATGTTCCAGTTAAAAGAATTGTAAGTATTAAAGAAGATTTAGAGGGTGATATTTGGTTTGGTACTGAAGACTCAGGTTTATTCTGGTATCAAAAATCTACAGGAGAATGCATAAATTTTTCACATACTGATTACAATTCAAACTCCATTCTTTCGGATTTTGTGAGGGACATACTGGCTAATAAACCTAATGAGCTTTGGATCGGAACACGAAGCGGACTCAGCGTTTTTAATAAACAGACAAGAAAGTTTACCAATTATGAACACCATAGCGAAGATAAAGGCAGCTTAAGCTACAACACAATATGGAAGATAATGAAGGACAGAACGGGGAGCATTTGGCTAACCACTTATGCTGGCGGACTTAATTTATATCATCCAATTAACGCCAACTTTTCAAGTATAAATGAAAGAGTAGGGAATGGAGTTGGGCTAAATAAACCATTGGTGAATGCCATTTTAGGCGACCCGGATGGAGGGATTTGGGTGGGCACAGACGGAGGCGGGTTAAATTATATTCATACTGAAAAACAGATTTCAAAATACTATTCCGTGCAGGAAATTACCAAGAACAAAACAAGTAATATTGTTAAGGGCTTGGCACGAGACAAGTTTGGCAACTTGTGGTTGGCCACACTTGACGGACTTGCAAAATTTAATTCTACTACGGGTGGCGTAAATTATATAGATCTAAAAGCAGGTAAAAAAATCAAAAATTTACGTACCAACGGTTTGCTATGTACCGAGAGTGGAATTTGGATAGCTGGTGATGTTGATGGTTTAAAGTTTTGGAACTATGATGGAACAATTACAGAATATCGTAATGTTTTCGGTCGCAACAGCGTTAGTAGTAATCACATCAACAGCCTGTTAGAGAGTATAGATAAAAAAGGAATTTGGATTGGCACAAATGATGGGTTAAGCTATTTAGAAATTGCCACTGGCAAGTTTACCATTTACAAACATGGCAGGCCAGGTGAACTAAATAAAAATGATATAGTGATCTCTTTATTTCGAGATGCTAAACAAAGAATGTGGCTGGGTACGCATTCAGGTTTAAGGTTATTTAATTATCATTTAAACAAGGGTATATCCATTACCCAAACTGATGGTTTAGCAGATAATATTGTACAGGCGATAACCGAAGATAAGCAAGGTAATATATGGGTAAGTACAAACAACGGAATCTCTAGAATAACCTTTAAAAACAGCTTTCAGAAACAAGGTAAAAAGAACTTTGCAATTTCGAGTTATACTGCGGTTAATGGTTTATCAAGTAATTTGTGGATGGCCAATTCGGTGTATAGAAGCGCCAGTGGACAAATCTTTTTTGGCGGTGTTAACGGTATTAATTCCTTTGATCCTACCAAAATTATTAAGAATATACATAGGCCCACAGTTGTTTTAACTGATTTCATGATTAGAAATGAGCCCGTAGGTATAGCTTCCAATAATTCGCCGCTAAGCAAACCGATCGAATCAACACGTTCTATAGTTCTTAAGTACGACCAAAATTCGATCTCGTTTAAATTTTCTGCACTCAACTTCTTAAATGCACAGAAAAATAGCTACGCCTATAAAATGGAAGGACTTAGCTATAATCAGGATTGGAATTTTAGTGGTTCACAAAGATCTGCAGTTTATACTGGTTTAGAACCCGGACATTATACTTTTATGGTGAAGGCAGCTAACAATGATGGCGTGTGGAGCAGTTCGCCCCAAGTTGTTAAGGTAATTGTTTTACCTCCTTTTTGGCTTACCTGGTGGGCATATTTGTTTTATACACTTGTCCTAATTACAGTTTTTTATTTTATCGTTAGATTTTTTAATCGCCAGGCGAAGCTTGAACGGGATCTATACTATGAGCATATACAGTTCGAAAGGCAGCAGGAATTACATTTAATGAAATTGAATTTTTTCACTAATATTTCTCACGAAATTAGGACTCCACTTACCTTAATTGCGGCCCCGATTGAAAAACTGGTGATGGAAACACATCAGATTCCATATTTGAATAAGCAGCTAAGCATGATTCAGAATAATACCAACAGGTTATTAAAACTTATTAATGAACTAATGGATTTCCGTAAAACGGAAACGGGCAAAATGGAATTAAATGTTCAAGAAAATGACATCAATGCCTTCACTTTGCAGGCTTATAACTTTTTCATTGAGCTTGCGATTGCAAATAACATTAATTATAATTTTAAAGGTTTTGAACAGCCTGTGTTATTATATTTCGATAACAATCACATGGAGAAAGTACTATTTAACTTGCTAAGTAATGCCTTCAAATTTACGCCAAGGGGAGGTGAAATAACTTTAAGTTTATTAGAAGAGCAGGATCAAATAAATGTAGTGATTTCTGATAACGGCTCAGGAATACCATTTGCAGACCAAGATGGCATTTTTACAGATTTTTACCAAGGTGGTTCGCAGCATCCAAATCATATTGGAACTGGTATCGGACTTGCGTTTTCAAAAAGTATTATTGATTTACATCATGGAGAAATATCTTTTATAAGTAATCCAATTGGTGCTAATGATAAGCAGCAAACCGTTTTTACAGTTGCATTACTGAAAGGTTTTAGTCACTTTGTAGATGGGGAGCTTGACAGAATTGAAACACACAAAATTTTAGACCTTTTTCATAGAGATGAAGACCTAAATATAATTCAAGAATTTACACAAGAAATTATACCTGACCAAAATACAGTTAAGAAGTTTATTTTGGTTGTAGAAGACAATGATGAAGTACGGGAATTTATTATCGAATCCCTTATGAGCCAATATCAGGTTATGGGTTGCAGAAATGGGCTTGAAGGTTATGAAACAGCAATAGTAGAAATTCCAGATTTAATTATAACAGATGTGATGATGCCAGAAATGGATGGTATGGAGCTTTGCGAAAAAATCAAATCTGATCAAAGAACTAATCACATTCCCGTGATACTTTTAACTGCCAGAGCGGCGCCAGTTCATCAAGTAAGTGGTTTAGAAAAAGGTGCAGATGTTTATGTGGCTAAACCCTTTAGTTTACAAATACTGCAACTAAATATACGCAACCTTTTAACGCTGCGAAGTGCAATGCAAAGTAGATTCTCTGAACAGGTAACGCTGCTTCCGAAAGATGTAATCATTCCATCTACCGAAGGGAAATATTTAACAAAGCTGCTGAATATTTTGGAAACGAACATGGAAAATTCAGCTTTTGGTGTGGCAGAACTTGCCTGCGAAATCGGAATGAGTCAGCCTGTTTTATATAGAAAAGTGAAAGCACTAACGGATCTGTCTGTTGCCGATTTTATTAAATCTATTCGTTTAAAGAGAGCTGCCATGCTATTGGCGCAAAATAAAATGAGTATTGCTGATGTGGCGTTTGCTGTTGGGTTTAATAATCGCAAGCACTTTAGTAAAGAATTCCGAAAACAGTTTAACCAATCTCCAACTTCCTTTATTGCTGAACATAACGGTGGTATTATAGTAGAGGAAACTGAAGAAGTATAG
- a CDS encoding RagB/SusD family nutrient uptake outer membrane protein: MKKLITNKYLALIMLCLLSVTSCKKFLDEKPLASSSEEAVFENPNTALMALLGVYNQLAGDNAFGQRLSLIFPFDTDEMTGYKNGTDDQYLLNTYNTTSSNSLLANVYNQLFNGVERANICIYNIPRMAMYTNGTEAQKRDLQRLHGEALTLRAVFYFELIKLWGDLPAHWEPTTTTNEYNRPKTNRDLIYDRLIADLKTASTLVPWRGEVASDERITKGAVKALRARLAMFRGGYALRSETNQMERRTDYLSYYAIARDECAEIMQRTDIHNLNPSFESVFRDALLGHRIEPNGEVLFEVAMAGNDADSDSKNGSYNSVPIGNGTTSIVYFGNYRNRMLPTLFYAYSQFDKRRDVSIAPFSVVNDNHIGLPMAGTATVGLYDGKWRRTWLTPAIPTTTNLGHFGINWPMIRYSDVLLMYAEAVNGITGVTPEAIEAVNLVRRRSWNSNALKNVTVINGGSNFTTAPIVTITGGGGTGASALATIDATTRRVTRIDVVNLGSGYTTAPTITISGGAGTGATATAAVTTLSEANLTSTQTSSPSSFLEAIQQERLLEFASEAIRKYDLIRWNLLASKIAETKTELIKMETRAAPYDAYALRMFYLPNSKTGIVWGNSFYAPAPATVTGYTGINWIASVTAPLIREKFAVSFVINKSEILPLPLHVITNSGGVIKQDYGY, from the coding sequence ATGAAAAAATTAATAACAAATAAATACTTAGCTCTAATAATGCTTTGCCTGCTAAGTGTTACCTCATGTAAAAAATTTCTTGATGAAAAGCCACTTGCATCATCATCCGAAGAAGCTGTATTTGAAAACCCAAATACTGCTTTAATGGCATTGCTTGGCGTATATAACCAGTTAGCTGGCGACAATGCCTTTGGTCAGCGTTTATCACTTATTTTTCCTTTTGATACCGATGAGATGACTGGTTATAAAAACGGAACAGATGATCAATACTTGCTAAACACTTACAATACAACATCGAGCAACAGTTTGTTAGCAAACGTTTATAATCAATTATTTAATGGCGTAGAACGTGCAAATATTTGCATTTATAACATCCCGAGGATGGCGATGTATACTAATGGAACAGAGGCGCAAAAAAGAGATTTACAACGTTTGCATGGCGAAGCGTTAACATTACGTGCAGTTTTTTACTTTGAACTTATTAAGCTTTGGGGCGATTTACCTGCACATTGGGAGCCTACAACTACAACAAACGAATATAACCGCCCGAAAACCAATAGAGATTTAATTTATGATCGTTTAATAGCAGATTTAAAAACTGCTTCTACACTTGTGCCATGGCGTGGAGAAGTAGCATCTGATGAGCGCATTACCAAAGGTGCCGTTAAAGCACTTCGTGCCAGACTTGCCATGTTTAGGGGAGGATATGCTTTGCGAAGTGAAACCAATCAAATGGAACGTAGAACAGATTACCTTAGCTATTATGCAATTGCAAGAGACGAATGTGCAGAGATTATGCAGCGTACAGATATCCATAATTTAAATCCGAGTTTCGAAAGCGTTTTCCGGGATGCATTACTTGGGCATAGGATTGAGCCAAATGGCGAAGTGCTTTTTGAGGTTGCAATGGCCGGGAACGATGCAGATTCTGACAGTAAAAATGGCTCCTATAATAGTGTTCCAATTGGTAATGGAACAACATCAATTGTATATTTTGGAAATTATCGCAACAGGATGCTCCCAACTTTATTTTATGCTTATAGTCAATTTGATAAGCGAAGAGATGTTAGTATTGCTCCTTTTTCTGTTGTTAACGATAATCATATTGGCTTGCCTATGGCTGGAACCGCAACAGTTGGTCTTTATGATGGCAAATGGCGCCGTACTTGGCTTACTCCAGCAATTCCAACCACAACTAATTTAGGTCATTTTGGAATCAATTGGCCGATGATCCGTTATTCAGATGTTTTGTTAATGTATGCCGAAGCTGTAAACGGCATTACTGGCGTTACTCCAGAAGCAATAGAGGCTGTTAATTTAGTTAGAAGAAGAAGCTGGAATTCGAATGCTTTAAAAAATGTAACAGTAATTAACGGCGGATCAAATTTTACAACTGCTCCAATAGTGACTATAACTGGCGGTGGTGGAACTGGCGCTTCAGCATTGGCAACTATAGATGCAACAACAAGAAGAGTTACACGAATAGATGTAGTCAATTTAGGTAGCGGCTATACAACTGCTCCAACAATTACCATTAGCGGTGGTGCTGGTACAGGCGCAACGGCAACTGCTGCGGTTACTACGTTGTCTGAGGCGAATTTAACTTCAACACAAACCTCATCACCATCATCATTTTTAGAAGCTATTCAACAAGAAAGATTATTAGAATTTGCCAGCGAAGCAATACGCAAATATGACTTGATTCGCTGGAATCTTTTGGCTTCAAAAATTGCAGAAACCAAGACTGAACTTATAAAAATGGAAACTAGGGCAGCCCCTTATGATGCGTATGCTTTAAGGATGTTTTATCTACCAAATAGCAAAACCGGAATAGTTTGGGGAAATTCATTTTATGCGCCTGCGCCGGCAACTGTTACCGGATATACTGGAATAAACTGGATTGCGTCTGTAACTGCGCCACTAATTAGAGAGAAGTTTGCAGTAAGCTTTGTAATTAATAAAAGTGAGATTTTACCACTTCCATTGCATGTAATTACAAATTCTGGAGGCGTAATTAAACAAGATTATGGATATTAA